In Myxococcales bacterium, a genomic segment contains:
- a CDS encoding response regulator, translated as MTLRTVRVPTPMTGAFEKAEALVSAYFRQRLFDPSQGKLEIAGERYVLIRASSLSVEFFGLVEDLYGPGREAEASSFSRNILFDLAHALGRSDAADFARKMGVDDPLERLSAGPVHFAHAGWAFVDIHPDSNPSAGDDFFLLYDHPYSFEADAWLTRRDAESPPAQRHKTFPVCIMNAGYSSGWCEAAFDRVLVAVEVLCRARGDEACRFIMAPPHRIEDHTRRFMASRPAPSATAPPEIPDFFSRKRVEEELRRSQAELERRVDERTAELVRANSLLRRQMLEREKIAKQLRQAHKLEALGRLSGGIAHDFNNLLAILMTRATLLERRLAAHVPKGDAAFVDLAEMRKAGERATALTAQLLAFSRGQVLGRDRIDLTAVVRDLAATLVPLIGADVELSLVAPSGGEATTIRADRGQIEQVVMNLVVNARDAMPSGGTLTLATGQVRLEAPMRTLSGDLRPRSYALLTVADTGSGIDDETQSKMFDPFFTTKPEGKGTGLGLATVYGVVQQCDGGIVVDSAPGAGTSFRVYFPLESGDADLVSTKELSPAKSEHGTETLLLVEDEVELRNAVAEVLADAGYRVIAAADPLEALDLVESGKRTVSLLVTDLVMPKMGGVELARRLMAARAELRVLFVSGYAPEGAERETMLVDDRAAFLAKPFRADELLRRVRFLLDR; from the coding sequence ATGACGCTTCGGACGGTGCGCGTGCCGACCCCCATGACGGGGGCGTTCGAGAAGGCCGAAGCGCTCGTTTCGGCCTACTTTCGGCAGCGCCTCTTCGACCCGTCGCAAGGCAAGCTTGAGATCGCCGGCGAGCGTTATGTCTTGATTCGGGCGTCGTCGCTCTCCGTCGAGTTTTTCGGCCTCGTCGAGGATCTTTACGGCCCGGGTCGCGAAGCCGAGGCCAGCTCGTTTTCGCGCAACATCCTCTTCGATTTAGCCCACGCGCTCGGGCGGTCCGACGCGGCAGACTTTGCGCGAAAAATGGGCGTCGACGATCCGTTGGAGCGCTTGAGCGCCGGGCCCGTGCATTTCGCGCACGCCGGTTGGGCCTTCGTCGACATCCACCCCGACTCGAATCCCAGCGCTGGCGACGACTTCTTCTTGCTCTACGACCATCCCTATTCGTTCGAGGCGGACGCCTGGCTGACGCGGAGGGACGCCGAGTCGCCGCCGGCCCAACGGCACAAGACCTTCCCCGTCTGCATCATGAACGCCGGCTACTCGTCGGGGTGGTGCGAGGCGGCGTTCGATCGCGTGCTCGTTGCCGTCGAGGTCCTCTGCCGGGCCCGCGGCGACGAGGCGTGCCGCTTCATCATGGCCCCGCCCCATCGCATCGAGGACCACACGCGCCGCTTCATGGCGTCGCGTCCCGCGCCTTCGGCCACGGCGCCGCCCGAGATCCCGGACTTCTTCTCTCGCAAGCGCGTTGAGGAGGAGCTGCGTCGTTCGCAGGCCGAGCTCGAGCGTCGCGTCGACGAGCGCACCGCCGAGCTGGTGCGCGCCAATTCGCTCCTGCGGCGGCAGATGCTCGAGAGGGAGAAGATCGCAAAGCAGCTGCGGCAGGCCCACAAGCTCGAGGCCCTCGGACGCCTCTCTGGCGGGATCGCCCACGACTTCAACAACCTCCTGGCGATCCTCATGACGCGCGCGACGCTGCTCGAGCGGCGCCTCGCGGCCCACGTGCCCAAGGGCGACGCGGCCTTCGTCGACCTCGCGGAGATGCGCAAAGCCGGCGAACGGGCTACGGCCCTCACGGCCCAGCTCCTCGCCTTTAGCCGTGGGCAGGTCTTGGGACGCGACCGCATCGACCTCACGGCGGTCGTCCGCGATCTGGCGGCGACGCTCGTGCCGCTCATCGGTGCCGACGTGGAGCTGTCGCTCGTCGCGCCAAGCGGAGGCGAGGCGACGACCATTCGCGCCGATCGCGGTCAGATCGAACAGGTGGTCATGAACCTCGTCGTCAACGCGCGCGACGCGATGCCAAGCGGTGGCACCTTGACGCTGGCGACGGGGCAGGTCCGCCTCGAGGCGCCAATGCGCACGCTCTCCGGCGACTTGCGGCCCCGCAGCTACGCGCTCTTGACGGTCGCCGACACCGGCTCCGGCATTGACGACGAGACGCAGAGCAAGATGTTCGACCCGTTCTTCACGACGAAGCCCGAGGGCAAAGGGACGGGGCTCGGCCTGGCGACCGTTTACGGGGTCGTGCAGCAATGTGATGGAGGCATCGTCGTCGACAGCGCACCGGGCGCGGGCACCTCGTTTCGCGTGTACTTTCCCCTCGAGTCGGGCGACGCCGACCTTGTCTCGACGAAGGAGCTCTCGCCGGCGAAGTCGGAGCACGGCACCGAGACGCTCCTGCTCGTGGAGGATGAGGTCGAGCTTCGCAACGCTGTGGCGGAGGTGCTCGCCGACGCTGGCTATCGCGTCATCGCGGCCGCCGACCCGCTTGAAGCGCTCGACCTCGTGGAGAGCGGCAAGCGGACCGTGTCGCTGCTCGTGACCGACCTGGTGATGCCCAAGATGGGCGGCGTGGAGCTGGCGCGCCGGCTTATGGCGGCACGAGCGGAGCTGCGCGTCTTGTTCGTGTCGGGCTACGCCCCGGAGGGCGCCGAGCGCGAGACCATGCTCGTCGACGATCGAGCGGCGTTCCTAGCGAAGCCCTTCCGGGCCGACGAGCTCCTGCGCAGGGTGCGGTTTCTCCTCGACCGGTGA
- a CDS encoding SGNH/GDSL hydrolase family protein, producing the protein MARAAWALPIVLTVCGPACSQRAGPSTDAASAPSDSASGDAADAGRDARAAAPGGPFDAATEDAAIADAASLVDGAAVLHSYRRVLHIGDSMVGFKFGLTRALGRRFEADGAKFFSIPVTSAGIQSFEKGTDLDLGLKKTHPDLVLLTLGANNATSPAPEYLIPAIKRVVKKVGVSTNPRRRCIWIGPPLWQPDKVGFIDVLRKSVAPCAFFDSSGLDLERMADRIHPTNKGGEVWADAVMAFLVARMAEAGE; encoded by the coding sequence ATGGCTCGTGCGGCTTGGGCCCTGCCCATCGTCTTGACCGTGTGCGGACCGGCTTGCTCCCAGCGCGCTGGGCCAAGCACCGACGCGGCTTCGGCGCCTTCGGACTCGGCGTCGGGCGATGCCGCCGACGCGGGGCGCGACGCGCGAGCCGCGGCTCCCGGCGGGCCGTTCGACGCGGCGACCGAAGATGCGGCAATCGCGGACGCCGCGAGCTTGGTCGATGGCGCCGCGGTGCTTCACAGCTACCGGCGCGTCTTGCACATTGGGGACTCGATGGTGGGCTTCAAGTTCGGCCTGACGCGCGCCCTCGGACGCCGCTTCGAAGCCGATGGCGCCAAGTTCTTCTCGATTCCCGTCACGAGCGCCGGCATCCAGAGCTTCGAGAAGGGCACCGACCTCGACCTTGGGCTCAAGAAGACCCACCCCGACCTGGTCCTTCTGACGCTCGGCGCCAACAACGCCACGAGCCCCGCGCCCGAGTACCTCATCCCGGCCATCAAGCGGGTCGTCAAGAAGGTCGGCGTCTCAACCAACCCTAGGCGGCGCTGCATCTGGATCGGGCCGCCGCTTTGGCAGCCCGACAAGGTGGGGTTCATCGACGTCCTTCGAAAGAGCGTGGCGCCCTGCGCGTTCTTCGATTCGAGCGGACTCGACTTGGAACGGATGGCCGACCGCATTCACCCGACCAACAAGGGGGGCGAGGTCTGGGCCGATGCGGTGATGGCGTTCCTCGTTGCGCGAATGGCCGAAGCTGGCGAATGA
- a CDS encoding NAD(P)/FAD-dependent oxidoreductase, whose amino-acid sequence MSQSFDVVVLGGGIAGAFLARHLKLVRPELSVLCLEAKEVIDDFKVGESTVEVAANYMIRRLGLSSYLYQHQLPKNGLRFFFDTEAKDLPLPEMSEIGSTRFPHVPSFQLDRAALERDLVPLNRAVGVDFRLGAKVQGVTIDATSAHTVVFEQGGEKFEVTARWVVDATGRRHVIPRSLGMKVHKEMRLQTAAAWGRYKNVAGLDAASTDPAWRGRVRWTSRHLSTNHMMYDGYWIWFIPLAGDVMSVGAVYDKERIGDTIRKKEAFEAFLNSHRSSRDLMQGAEFVDFQAYAHLPYYTEQYFSKDRWALTGEAGAFVDPFYSPGSDFIATANEFIVSMIESELAGDTAVFEKKIQTYNAYYKFKYELTLSLYAKLYPIFGCYEVFRLKFLLDFNNYYNVMVWPFLSDKLRDVDWVADDLRLADRVLEAQANMATQLRAMAEHLREKGEYFGQNRGHFADGIWGVSQFEKHLFGPMDKEFRKAQVQKCYGSTFASILARVTGEDVADRDAVLKAIDFPTVALMKSLDDATYAKLLTRVEQRMTKDLLRTFPGAPLEGIRLDKDVSGRAPHALFPAGVDPALQEAIEAEAARLWSAPGGSLASVREA is encoded by the coding sequence ATGTCACAGTCATTCGACGTGGTCGTGTTGGGCGGTGGAATCGCCGGAGCGTTTCTCGCGCGCCACCTGAAGCTCGTTCGTCCTGAGCTCTCGGTTCTTTGCCTCGAGGCCAAGGAGGTCATCGACGACTTCAAGGTCGGCGAGTCCACCGTCGAGGTGGCTGCGAATTACATGATTCGTCGCCTCGGGCTGTCGTCGTACCTCTACCAGCATCAACTGCCGAAAAACGGGCTGCGCTTCTTCTTCGACACGGAAGCAAAGGACCTGCCGCTTCCGGAGATGAGCGAAATCGGCTCCACGCGCTTTCCACACGTTCCGAGCTTCCAGCTCGATCGGGCCGCCCTCGAGCGCGATCTCGTGCCGCTGAACCGCGCCGTCGGGGTCGATTTTCGGCTCGGCGCCAAGGTCCAAGGCGTGACCATCGACGCGACGAGCGCGCACACCGTCGTCTTTGAGCAGGGCGGTGAGAAGTTTGAAGTCACGGCTCGCTGGGTCGTCGACGCCACGGGGCGCCGCCACGTGATTCCGCGAAGCTTGGGCATGAAGGTGCACAAGGAGATGCGCCTGCAAACGGCCGCCGCCTGGGGGCGATACAAGAACGTGGCCGGCCTCGACGCCGCATCAACGGACCCCGCGTGGCGTGGCCGCGTGCGATGGACGTCGCGCCATCTGTCGACGAACCACATGATGTACGACGGCTACTGGATCTGGTTCATCCCGCTGGCCGGTGACGTGATGAGCGTCGGTGCGGTCTATGACAAGGAGCGCATCGGCGACACGATCCGGAAGAAGGAGGCCTTCGAGGCGTTCTTGAACTCGCACCGGTCGTCACGCGACCTGATGCAAGGCGCCGAGTTCGTCGACTTTCAGGCTTACGCGCACCTGCCGTATTACACCGAGCAATACTTCTCGAAGGATCGCTGGGCGCTGACCGGCGAGGCCGGCGCCTTCGTCGATCCGTTCTACAGCCCGGGCTCGGATTTCATCGCGACGGCCAACGAGTTCATCGTCTCGATGATCGAGTCGGAGCTCGCCGGCGACACGGCAGTCTTCGAGAAGAAGATCCAGACCTACAACGCCTACTACAAGTTCAAGTACGAGCTGACGCTCAGCCTCTACGCGAAGCTCTACCCGATCTTCGGCTGCTACGAGGTCTTCCGGCTCAAGTTCCTGCTCGACTTCAACAACTACTACAACGTCATGGTCTGGCCGTTCCTGAGCGACAAGCTCCGCGACGTCGACTGGGTGGCCGATGACCTGAGGCTCGCCGATCGCGTTCTCGAAGCGCAGGCCAACATGGCCACGCAGCTCCGGGCCATGGCCGAGCACCTTCGCGAAAAGGGCGAATATTTCGGGCAAAATCGCGGCCATTTCGCCGACGGCATCTGGGGCGTGAGCCAGTTCGAGAAGCACTTGTTCGGCCCCATGGACAAGGAGTTCCGCAAGGCGCAGGTCCAGAAGTGTTACGGGAGCACCTTCGCGAGCATCTTGGCGCGCGTCACCGGCGAAGACGTCGCCGACCGCGACGCGGTGCTCAAGGCCATCGACTTTCCCACCGTCGCGCTCATGAAGTCGCTCGACGACGCCACGTACGCGAAGCTCCTCACGCGCGTCGAGCAGCGCATGACCAAAGACCTCCTGCGAACGTTCCCCGGCGCGCCGCTCGAGGGCATTCGCCTCGACAAGGACGTGTCGGGCCGCGCGCCCCACGCTCTCTTTCCGGCGGGCGTCGACCCCGCGCTCCAAGAGGCCATTGAGGCGGAGGCGGCGCGCCTCTGGAGTGCGCCGGGCGGGTCGCTCGCGAGCGTTCGCGAGGCCTGA
- a CDS encoding homogentisate 1,2-dioxygenase: protein MDVPYVRGKVALQAHVGLPEGSVEEEYARNGFFGRYAHLYRKHAPVGWTRIEGPLKPRLYDLSEGPNRGEPAAVAASQSGDLVGARVTILENADVRVQLATLEAPTPYFFRNADADDLFFVHAGAGRLETDFGPLTYQKGDYLLVPRGTAYRFAPTSKTALLAVESMGELAVPDRGMLGQHALFDPAVLVVPTPGEGTALAAVNGEYELRIQRCGELTRVFYPFSPIETVGWKGTLAPMKLAVNDIRPVSSDRYHLPPSAHTTFLAPAVVVCTFAPRPLENGDPTALKVPFFHSNIDFDEVLFYHAGEFFSRAGVGAGMMTFHPQGIHHGPQAKAEARSKTATATSEIAIMIDTKRPLFPSKTAGAFEVENYWKSWQESK from the coding sequence ATGGACGTCCCCTACGTACGCGGCAAGGTTGCGCTTCAGGCCCACGTCGGTCTCCCGGAAGGGAGCGTCGAGGAGGAGTACGCACGAAACGGCTTCTTCGGCCGCTACGCGCACCTCTATCGAAAACACGCGCCGGTGGGCTGGACGCGCATCGAAGGGCCGCTCAAGCCGCGCCTCTACGACCTCTCGGAAGGTCCGAACCGCGGCGAGCCGGCGGCGGTCGCTGCTTCGCAGAGCGGTGACCTCGTGGGCGCCCGTGTCACGATCCTGGAGAACGCCGACGTCCGCGTTCAGCTCGCGACGCTGGAGGCGCCGACGCCGTATTTCTTCCGCAACGCCGACGCCGACGATCTCTTCTTCGTCCACGCGGGCGCCGGCCGTCTCGAGACGGACTTCGGGCCCCTCACCTACCAGAAGGGCGACTACCTCCTCGTTCCGCGAGGCACCGCGTACCGCTTCGCGCCGACGAGCAAGACGGCGCTCTTGGCCGTGGAGTCGATGGGCGAGCTTGCCGTGCCGGATCGGGGCATGCTCGGTCAGCACGCGCTCTTCGACCCGGCCGTGCTCGTCGTGCCGACGCCCGGTGAAGGCACAGCGCTCGCCGCCGTAAACGGTGAATACGAGCTCCGCATCCAGCGCTGCGGCGAGCTCACGCGGGTCTTCTACCCCTTCTCACCCATCGAGACGGTCGGCTGGAAGGGCACGCTCGCGCCCATGAAGCTCGCCGTGAACGACATCCGGCCCGTCAGCTCCGATCGGTACCACCTGCCGCCGAGCGCGCACACGACGTTCCTCGCGCCGGCCGTCGTCGTTTGCACCTTCGCGCCGCGCCCGCTCGAGAACGGCGATCCAACGGCGCTGAAGGTCCCCTTCTTTCACTCGAACATCGACTTCGACGAGGTGCTCTTCTACCACGCAGGCGAGTTCTTCAGCCGCGCCGGCGTAGGCGCTGGGATGATGACCTTCCACCCGCAAGGCATTCATCACGGCCCGCAGGCGAAGGCCGAGGCGCGGTCGAAGACGGCCACGGCGACGAGCGAGATCGCGATCATGATCGACACGAAAAGGCCGCTCTTTCCGTCGAAGACGGCGGGCGCCTTCGAGGTCGAGAACTACTGGAAGAGCTGGCAGGAATCGAAATGA
- the hppD gene encoding 4-hydroxyphenylpyruvate dioxygenase, with protein sequence MNTKNPCGVRGIAYIEFCSPEPDAIHRLLLDFGFSRTMRHQAKAIDLYEQHGITFLLNREPRSFGAAFASQHGPSICSMGWLVDDPVRALGTAKERGARPMMESDLSETRGAHAGAGIPSVYGIGDSLITFVGSTTSAPKDIGRTLGFVALDKPDRVADKGFLTIDHLTNNVAKGTMGRWASFYKDVFGFTEVRYFDIRGVKTGLTSYALRSPCGTFAIPINEADEAKSQINEYLEEYKGPGIQHVAFLTSDILASLRGLDGTALEFLDIDDEYYRGVFDRVPNVKEDRAELQKRNVLVDGDADGYLLQIFTKNIVGPIFVELIQRQNHLSFGEGNFTALFRSIERDQAKRGVFEGA encoded by the coding sequence ATGAACACGAAGAACCCCTGCGGCGTTCGCGGCATCGCGTACATCGAGTTCTGCTCGCCCGAGCCCGACGCGATCCACCGGTTGCTGCTGGACTTCGGCTTCTCGCGGACGATGCGGCACCAAGCGAAGGCCATCGACCTCTACGAGCAGCATGGCATCACGTTCCTCCTGAACCGCGAGCCTCGGAGCTTCGGCGCGGCCTTCGCGAGCCAACACGGCCCGTCGATCTGTTCGATGGGTTGGCTCGTCGACGATCCGGTGCGTGCCCTCGGCACCGCGAAGGAGCGGGGCGCTCGCCCCATGATGGAGAGCGATCTCAGCGAGACGCGGGGAGCCCACGCCGGCGCGGGGATTCCGTCGGTCTACGGCATCGGCGATAGCCTGATCACGTTCGTGGGGAGCACCACGAGCGCCCCCAAGGACATCGGCCGCACCCTCGGCTTCGTCGCGCTCGACAAGCCGGACCGCGTCGCCGACAAGGGATTTCTGACCATCGACCACCTGACGAACAACGTCGCGAAGGGCACGATGGGGCGCTGGGCCAGCTTCTACAAAGACGTCTTTGGCTTCACCGAGGTGAGGTACTTCGACATTCGCGGCGTCAAGACGGGGCTCACGTCGTATGCGCTCCGCTCCCCCTGCGGCACCTTCGCGATCCCCATCAACGAAGCCGACGAAGCGAAGAGCCAGATCAACGAATACCTGGAGGAGTACAAGGGCCCCGGGATCCAGCACGTGGCCTTCTTGACGTCCGACATCCTCGCGTCACTGCGAGGCCTCGACGGCACTGCGCTGGAGTTCCTCGATATCGACGACGAGTACTACCGGGGCGTCTTCGACCGCGTGCCTAACGTGAAGGAAGACCGCGCCGAGCTCCAGAAGCGCAACGTCCTCGTCGACGGCGACGCCGACGGCTACCTGCTCCAGATCTTCACCAAGAACATCGTGGGCCCCATCTTCGTGGAGCTGATCCAGCGGCAGAACCACCTGTCCTTCGGCGAGGGCAACTTCACCGCGCTCTTCCGATCGATCGAGCGGGATCAGGCGAAGCGCGGCGTCTTCGAAGGGGCGTAG
- a CDS encoding TIGR04563 family protein translates to MSDAAPKTTDKRKQSLYFPAEMLSEMQGEAHRLSRSLSWVVQRAWKVARKDIRTMPGTTTPERADGT, encoded by the coding sequence ATGAGCGATGCGGCCCCCAAGACGACGGACAAGCGAAAGCAGAGCCTCTACTTCCCCGCCGAGATGCTCTCGGAGATGCAGGGTGAGGCGCACCGCCTGAGCCGCTCGCTCTCGTGGGTCGTCCAGCGAGCGTGGAAGGTCGCGCGCAAAGACATCCGCACGATGCCCGGCACCACGACGCCCGAACGCGCCGACGGCACCTGA
- a CDS encoding sulfatase-like hydrolase/transferase encodes MALELAVRGGGVTGARRFVAALASVLFCGAVLTLARAKWRAAVGATFGLIAVTQGTFAYFWHTFLDRQVAESAVYHGADVRAVLGAMALRVVSLGATGALLGGALAVIAGPLPLAARAPVRASAACALLLLLAAGPPLRAATPEVATLDAVAFVATRSARSSARVESRAAVPAVEVPAGRALPNVVFVLTESVRADDGCAAPNAPCPTMPRVHGLMRDRIPLLGMRAVSSYTAVSLSALLTGRTQEGPRESIATAPTLFDLVRATTRSEQRPYVAFWSAQMASVFERAEVARSVDSFVSVETLVGRAIEDEDEVVDRGVDALLANHVEKAIAALPEPFFLFLQLAGTHAPYYVDEARAPFVPWSRTVSWSKLPELRSAYKNAIVAQDASVARMLERIFDRNGKAPLVVLFTSDHGEAFGEHGAIHHGQNVYDEQLHVPAWIASRNGALSGTALGHLAARRDRTATHLDLLPTVLDVYGTWQSFGLREFTRRLPGRSLLDAPAPFAPVPITNCTTMFPCPLHTWGVLGESALLGAQAWDADWHCLPLEGANEPKAAACEALRRASMTFFAKKPNGAPNY; translated from the coding sequence GTGGCCCTCGAGCTCGCCGTTCGCGGCGGCGGCGTCACGGGCGCGCGACGCTTCGTCGCGGCCCTCGCGAGCGTCCTCTTTTGCGGAGCCGTGCTGACGCTCGCCCGCGCCAAGTGGCGCGCCGCGGTCGGCGCCACCTTTGGACTCATCGCCGTCACGCAGGGAACGTTCGCCTACTTCTGGCACACGTTCCTCGACCGTCAGGTGGCCGAGAGCGCCGTCTACCACGGAGCCGACGTGCGAGCCGTCCTCGGCGCCATGGCCCTTCGGGTCGTGAGCCTGGGCGCCACCGGCGCGCTCCTAGGCGGCGCGCTCGCGGTGATCGCAGGGCCGCTCCCGCTGGCGGCGCGAGCGCCGGTCCGCGCTTCCGCGGCGTGCGCGCTCCTCTTGCTGCTCGCCGCGGGGCCACCGCTCCGCGCGGCGACGCCCGAGGTGGCGACGCTCGACGCGGTGGCGTTCGTGGCCACGCGCAGCGCGCGGAGCAGCGCGCGCGTCGAGAGCCGCGCGGCCGTTCCGGCGGTGGAGGTGCCCGCGGGGCGGGCCTTGCCGAACGTCGTGTTCGTGCTCACCGAGAGCGTGCGTGCCGATGATGGCTGCGCCGCGCCGAACGCGCCGTGTCCCACGATGCCGCGTGTTCATGGGCTCATGCGCGATCGAATTCCGCTCCTGGGCATGCGCGCCGTGAGCAGCTACACCGCCGTGTCGCTCTCGGCGCTCCTGACGGGACGCACGCAAGAGGGACCTCGCGAGAGCATTGCCACCGCGCCCACGCTGTTCGATTTGGTGCGCGCCACCACGCGGAGCGAGCAGCGGCCCTACGTGGCCTTCTGGTCTGCGCAGATGGCTTCGGTCTTCGAGCGCGCCGAGGTGGCGCGTTCGGTGGACTCCTTCGTGAGCGTCGAGACCCTCGTGGGGCGCGCCATCGAGGACGAGGACGAGGTCGTGGACCGCGGCGTCGACGCGCTCCTGGCGAACCACGTCGAGAAGGCCATCGCCGCCCTGCCCGAGCCGTTCTTCTTGTTCCTCCAATTGGCCGGCACGCACGCGCCCTACTACGTCGACGAGGCTCGCGCGCCGTTCGTTCCCTGGTCGCGCACCGTGTCGTGGTCGAAGCTCCCGGAGCTGCGAAGCGCGTACAAGAACGCCATCGTGGCGCAAGACGCGTCGGTGGCGCGAATGCTAGAGCGCATCTTCGACAGGAACGGCAAGGCGCCGCTCGTCGTCCTCTTCACGAGCGACCATGGCGAGGCCTTCGGCGAACACGGCGCCATCCACCACGGTCAAAACGTCTACGACGAGCAGCTCCACGTCCCCGCGTGGATCGCGTCGCGCAACGGCGCTCTCTCCGGCACCGCGCTCGGGCACCTTGCGGCGCGGCGCGACCGCACGGCGACGCACCTGGATCTCTTGCCAACGGTCCTCGACGTCTACGGCACGTGGCAGAGCTTTGGGCTTCGTGAATTTACGCGCCGGCTGCCGGGGCGTTCGCTCCTCGATGCGCCGGCGCCCTTCGCGCCGGTGCCGATCACGAACTGCACGACGATGTTTCCCTGTCCGCTTCACACGTGGGGCGTCCTCGGGGAGAGCGCGCTCTTGGGGGCGCAAGCGTGGGACGCCGACTGGCACTGCCTCCCGCTCGAAGGAGCCAACGAGCCGAAGGCGGCGGCGTGCGAGGCGTTGCGGCGCGCCTCGATGACGTTCTTTGCGAAAAAGCCCAACGGCGCGCCCAACTATTGA
- a CDS encoding LysR family transcriptional regulator gives MHVTLEQARAFDALATHGTFVKAAAALRKRHTAIVYAMRLLEEQTGLELLDRTGYRTKPTSQGARVLEHCRRLLALEDELMRSCHEMKTGWEPSLHVVFDGICSVEPLLGVVASLLKDGAPTRVDVDADFLSGVERVFVESNADLMIAVLPPTTSGLRSVELPPIRARLVAHRGHALVRLGARPTAEELAAHVLLTVRGSDPRLALPTAGLEQRTRVRLSDFAAKKVALMTGVGFGWMPEHMVKAELSRGVFREIRWREAHTFKPRLYFREGRKLGRAATRFVEELRA, from the coding sequence ATGCACGTCACCCTGGAGCAGGCCCGCGCCTTCGACGCCCTGGCGACCCATGGCACCTTCGTGAAGGCGGCGGCGGCGCTACGCAAACGGCACACCGCCATCGTGTACGCCATGCGCCTCCTCGAGGAGCAGACGGGCCTCGAGCTGCTCGACCGCACCGGCTATCGCACCAAGCCCACGAGCCAAGGCGCGCGCGTCCTCGAGCACTGCCGACGGCTCCTCGCACTGGAAGACGAACTCATGCGCTCGTGCCACGAGATGAAGACCGGCTGGGAGCCGTCGCTGCACGTCGTCTTCGACGGCATCTGCTCGGTCGAGCCGCTCCTCGGCGTCGTCGCGTCGCTGCTCAAAGACGGCGCGCCGACGCGCGTCGACGTAGACGCCGACTTCCTCTCTGGCGTGGAACGCGTCTTCGTCGAGTCGAACGCCGACCTCATGATTGCCGTCTTGCCGCCCACCACGTCGGGGCTCCGGAGCGTGGAGCTTCCGCCGATTCGTGCGCGGCTCGTGGCCCACCGCGGCCACGCGCTCGTCCGATTGGGCGCGCGTCCAACGGCAGAGGAGCTCGCCGCGCACGTCCTCCTGACGGTGCGTGGCTCCGACCCGCGCCTCGCTTTGCCGACGGCCGGCCTCGAACAGCGGACGCGCGTTCGGCTCTCGGACTTCGCCGCCAAGAAGGTCGCCCTGATGACGGGCGTGGGCTTCGGTTGGATGCCTGAGCACATGGTGAAGGCCGAGCTCTCGCGCGGGGTCTTTCGCGAGATTCGCTGGCGCGAGGCCCACACCTTCAAGCCGCGGCTCTACTTCCGCGAGGGACGTAAGCTTGGCCGGGCCGCGACGAGGTTCGTGGAGGAGCTACGTGCCTAG